In a single window of the Thermotoga sp. KOL6 genome:
- the purE gene encoding 5-(carboxyamino)imidazole ribonucleotide mutase codes for MPKVGIIMGSDSDLPVMKAAAEILEEFGIDYEITIVSAHRTPDRMFEYAKTAEERGIEVIIAGAGGAAHLPGMVASLTHLPVIGVPVKTSTLNGLDSLFSIVQMPAGVPVATVAINNAKNAGILAASILGIKYPDVAAKVKEYKKKMKERALQKAKKLEELGHSKYLEEKD; via the coding sequence ATGCCGAAAGTAGGAATCATCATGGGAAGCGATTCAGATCTTCCCGTTATGAAAGCAGCGGCAGAGATTTTAGAAGAATTTGGAATAGACTATGAAATCACTATCGTCTCCGCTCACAGAACTCCGGATCGTATGTTTGAATACGCAAAAACGGCCGAGGAAAGAGGTATAGAGGTCATCATTGCAGGAGCGGGCGGTGCAGCCCATCTTCCTGGAATGGTTGCAAGTCTCACACATTTGCCAGTCATAGGAGTTCCCGTCAAGACTTCTACGTTGAACGGCTTGGATTCACTTTTCTCCATTGTTCAAATGCCAGCTGGGGTTCCAGTTGCCACTGTCGCAATAAACAACGCGAAGAACGCGGGAATCCTCGCGGCATCCATTCTAGGAATCAAATACCCAGATGTGGCTGCAAAGGTTAAAGAATACAAGAAAAAGATGAAAGAAAGAGCCTTACAAAAGGCGAAAAAATTGGAAGAGTTAGGTCACAGTAAATATCTTGAAGAAAAAGATTGA
- a CDS encoding transcription termination/antitermination NusG family protein translates to MRKRWYIIITMSGYEEKVKENIERKIEATGIRNFVGRIVIPEEIVLDATSPSERVILSPKAKLHVNNGKDVNKGDLIAEEPPIYVRRAGVIIEVKNVRKIVIETMDRKYTKTYYIPESSGIESGLKVGTKVKQGLPLSKDEEYICELDGRIVEIERMKKVVVQTADGEQDVYYIPKDVFDKNKVKKGKEVKQGEMLAEARKFFAKVSGRVEVVDFPTRKEIRIYKTKRRKLFPGYVFIEMIMNDEAYNFVRSVPYVMGFVSSGGQPIPVKDREIRPILRLAGLEEYEEKKKPVKVEMGFKVGDTVKIISGPFEDFAGVIKEIDPERQELKVNVTIFGRETPVVLHVSEVEKIE, encoded by the coding sequence ATGAGGAAAAGATGGTACATAATAATCACCATGTCGGGATATGAAGAAAAAGTTAAGGAAAACATCGAGAGAAAAATAGAGGCTACAGGGATCAGGAATTTTGTCGGTAGGATTGTGATTCCTGAAGAGATAGTTTTAGATGCCACAAGTCCTTCTGAGAGAGTCATTCTCTCCCCCAAAGCCAAATTGCATGTTAACAACGGTAAAGATGTAAACAAGGGTGATCTTATAGCTGAAGAACCGCCTATCTATGTCAGGAGAGCCGGTGTGATTATCGAAGTAAAAAACGTGCGGAAAATCGTGATAGAAACGATGGATAGAAAATATACAAAGACTTACTATATACCAGAATCTTCTGGCATTGAATCGGGATTAAAAGTGGGAACCAAAGTGAAGCAAGGCTTACCCCTTTCCAAAGATGAGGAATATATCTGCGAACTCGATGGAAGAATTGTTGAAATTGAACGAATGAAAAAAGTGGTTGTTCAAACAGCTGACGGAGAGCAGGATGTCTACTACATACCCAAAGATGTCTTTGACAAAAACAAGGTGAAGAAGGGAAAAGAAGTGAAGCAAGGTGAAATGTTGGCAGAAGCTCGGAAGTTCTTTGCGAAAGTTTCAGGTAGGGTAGAAGTGGTTGATTTTCCCACTAGGAAAGAGATCAGAATCTACAAAACGAAGAGACGAAAGTTGTTTCCTGGATACGTTTTCATAGAGATGATCATGAACGACGAAGCTTACAATTTTGTCCGCTCGGTGCCTTACGTGATGGGATTCGTGAGCTCGGGAGGACAACCAATTCCTGTCAAAGACAGAGAGATAAGACCTATTCTCAGATTGGCGGGACTTGAAGAGTACGAAGAAAAGAAGAAACCTGTGAAAGTGGAAATGGGGTTCAAAGTGGGAGATACCGTGAAAATAATAAGTGGACCCTTCGAGGATTTTGCTGGTGTTATAAAGGAAATAGATCCAGAAAGGCAAGAATTGAAAGTCAATGTGACCATTTTCGGAAGGGAAACACCTGTTGTGCTTCACGTTTCAGAAGTTGAGAAAATCGAGTGA
- the secE gene encoding preprotein translocase subunit SecE: MEKLRKFFREVIAEGKKISWPSRKELFTSFSVVLVILVVTGLYFFILDFIFSGVVTAIFKALGIG, from the coding sequence ATGGAAAAGCTTCGAAAATTCTTCAGAGAAGTTATCGCTGAAGGAAAGAAAATTTCTTGGCCCTCCCGAAAGGAGCTCTTTACTTCTTTTAGTGTTGTACTTGTGATATTGGTCGTTACAGGTCTTTATTTTTTTATTCTCGATTTCATCTTTTCGGGAGTCGTGACTGCCATTTTTAAAGCACTTGGAATAGGATAA
- the rplJ gene encoding 50S ribosomal protein L10: MLTRQQKEAIVKEMSEVFKQASLILFADFLGFTVAELTELRSKLREKYGDGARFKVVKNTLLNFSLKNAGYEGYEEFLKGPTAVLYVTDGDPVEAVKIIYNFYKDKKVDFSKLKGGFLEAKKFTSEEVENIAKLPTKEELYAMLVGRVQAPISGLVFVLSGLLRNLVLVLNAVKEKKSE; the protein is encoded by the coding sequence TTGCTGACTAGACAACAAAAAGAGGCTATTGTAAAAGAGATGAGCGAGGTGTTCAAGCAAGCTTCGTTGATTCTTTTTGCAGATTTTCTCGGGTTTACCGTAGCGGAGCTCACCGAGCTTCGTTCTAAATTGAGAGAAAAGTACGGTGATGGTGCACGATTCAAGGTTGTAAAAAATACTCTTTTGAACTTCTCGCTCAAGAACGCAGGATACGAAGGTTATGAAGAATTTTTGAAAGGGCCCACCGCCGTGCTTTATGTTACAGATGGGGATCCTGTGGAAGCTGTGAAAATCATTTATAATTTTTACAAAGACAAAAAAGTTGATTTTTCAAAGCTAAAGGGCGGATTCCTTGAAGCTAAGAAATTCACTTCGGAAGAAGTAGAAAACATAGCCAAGCTTCCGACCAAAGAAGAACTCTATGCTATGCTCGTTGGTCGCGTACAAGCTCCCATTTCAGGCCTTGTGTTCGTGTTAAGTGGTCTTTTGAGGAATTTGGTACTTGTGCTCAATGCCGTTAAAGAGAAAAAATCTGAATGA
- the rpmG gene encoding 50S ribosomal protein L33, with translation MRVLVALKCSKCGNKNYYTTKNKEKRAKLELRKYCPKCNTHTVHTETKA, from the coding sequence ATGCGAGTGTTGGTAGCTTTGAAATGTTCCAAGTGTGGTAACAAGAATTACTACACAACAAAGAACAAGGAAAAAAGAGCAAAGTTGGAGCTTAGAAAATATTGCCCGAAGTGTAATACTCATACTGTTCACACCGAAACAAAAGCGTAA
- a CDS encoding aspartate ammonia-lyase, whose protein sequence is MRKERDYLGELEIEEDVYYGIHTKRALMNFPSTGEKIDREFIWAYFMVKKACALLNMELGYLEERVGKAIVQACDEWETLKDYIVVDPLAGGAGTSVNMNINEVIANKATEILGGKKGEYIVDPLMHVNLHQSTNDTFPTSAKIAVIVKLRKLIDEVIKLQEKIQGKEKEFYTIRKPGRTQLMDGPPIMLGQEFGAFADALARDRWRLHKVEERIRSVNIGGTAIGTGVGAPKDYILKIAEKVREVTGVKIAKAENLIDATQNWDVFAEVHGLLKSLAVNLYKIANDIRLLGSGPNTAIGELLLPAVQAGSSIMPGKVNPVVPEYVMQLCHSVFGNDAVLNHACALGNLELNQFAPLIVHLTLKSLSFLTNSCKALASYIVKIEANKKRCEENLLRSISNLTPLINIFGYDSVSKAIKKANWNIQEALKMLSKEKNIPIEEILKKLNLKKMTGLGYSL, encoded by the coding sequence ATGAGAAAAGAAAGAGACTACCTTGGAGAACTCGAAATAGAAGAAGACGTCTACTACGGAATTCACACGAAAAGAGCCTTGATGAATTTCCCTTCAACGGGTGAAAAGATAGATAGAGAATTCATTTGGGCCTATTTCATGGTGAAAAAGGCGTGTGCCCTCCTAAACATGGAATTAGGTTATCTGGAAGAAAGGGTAGGGAAAGCTATCGTTCAGGCATGCGACGAGTGGGAAACTTTGAAAGACTACATAGTAGTGGATCCACTCGCTGGTGGTGCAGGAACGTCGGTAAATATGAACATAAATGAAGTAATCGCAAACAAAGCAACCGAGATCTTGGGGGGGAAAAAAGGAGAGTACATTGTCGATCCTCTGATGCATGTAAACCTGCATCAGTCCACAAATGATACCTTTCCAACGAGTGCCAAGATTGCAGTCATCGTAAAGCTGAGAAAACTCATAGACGAAGTGATAAAACTTCAGGAGAAAATCCAAGGAAAAGAAAAAGAATTCTACACTATCAGAAAACCTGGAAGAACCCAACTTATGGATGGTCCTCCCATCATGTTGGGTCAAGAATTTGGAGCATTCGCAGATGCTTTGGCGAGAGACAGATGGCGGCTCCATAAGGTTGAAGAAAGGATCAGGAGCGTGAACATAGGAGGTACTGCTATAGGAACAGGCGTTGGCGCACCGAAGGACTACATCTTGAAGATCGCAGAAAAGGTCAGAGAAGTAACAGGAGTGAAAATTGCTAAGGCAGAGAATCTGATAGATGCCACACAAAATTGGGATGTCTTTGCGGAAGTACATGGTCTACTCAAATCTCTCGCCGTCAACTTGTACAAGATAGCGAATGATATAAGGCTTCTGGGAAGTGGTCCAAATACCGCTATAGGAGAACTCCTCCTACCCGCAGTACAAGCAGGGAGTTCGATCATGCCTGGAAAAGTAAATCCCGTTGTACCAGAGTACGTGATGCAGCTTTGTCACTCGGTATTTGGAAACGATGCTGTTTTGAATCACGCGTGCGCTCTTGGAAATCTCGAACTCAACCAATTCGCACCTCTCATAGTCCATCTCACTTTAAAATCTCTGTCCTTTCTGACCAATTCTTGCAAGGCTTTGGCGAGTTACATAGTTAAAATAGAGGCGAACAAAAAACGTTGTGAAGAGAATCTTTTAAGGTCAATTTCGAACCTCACACCTTTAATAAATATCTTTGGGTATGATTCTGTTTCCAAAGCTATAAAAAAGGCAAATTGGAACATTCAAGAAGCTTTGAAGATGCTTTCCAAAGAAAAAAACATCCCGATCGAAGAAATTCTAAAGAAGCTCAATTTGAAAAAGATGACCGGACTTGGTTATTCCTTGTAA
- the rplA gene encoding 50S ribosomal protein L1: MPKHSKRYLEAKKMVDRTKYYDLDEAIELVKKTATAKFDETIELHIQTGIDYRRPDQHVRGTITLPHGTGKEVKVLVFAKGEKAKEAQEAGADYVGAEDLVEKIEKEGFLDFDVAIATPDMMRVIGRLGKILGPRGLMPSPKSGTVTQEVAEAVKEFKKGRIEVRTDKTGNIHIPVGKRSFDNEKLRENVISAIKQILQMKPAGVKGQFIRKTVLSSTMGPGIKLNLQSILKE; encoded by the coding sequence ATGCCGAAGCACTCCAAGAGATATTTGGAAGCAAAAAAAATGGTAGATAGAACTAAATATTACGATCTGGATGAAGCGATAGAACTCGTTAAAAAGACGGCCACCGCGAAGTTTGATGAGACGATAGAACTCCATATACAGACAGGGATAGATTACAGGAGACCGGATCAACACGTAAGGGGAACCATCACTCTTCCTCATGGTACAGGAAAAGAAGTGAAAGTTTTGGTATTTGCCAAGGGTGAAAAAGCAAAAGAAGCTCAAGAAGCCGGTGCAGATTATGTTGGTGCCGAAGATTTGGTGGAGAAGATAGAAAAGGAAGGATTTCTCGACTTCGATGTTGCAATAGCAACACCGGATATGATGAGAGTTATAGGGCGACTTGGAAAGATACTCGGGCCAAGAGGTTTGATGCCGTCCCCAAAATCAGGAACGGTTACCCAAGAAGTGGCAGAGGCTGTTAAAGAATTCAAGAAAGGAAGAATAGAAGTCAGAACTGATAAAACAGGAAACATTCATATACCAGTGGGAAAGAGGAGTTTCGACAATGAGAAACTCAGGGAAAACGTAATTTCCGCTATAAAGCAGATTTTGCAAATGAAACCGGCTGGCGTCAAAGGACAATTTATAAGAAAGACTGTTCTTTCTTCTACAATGGGGCCTGGTATAAAATTGAACCTTCAAAGCATCCTGAAAGAGTAA
- the thyX gene encoding FAD-dependent thymidylate synthase translates to MKLPVLDKGFVELIDMMGNDLSAVRAARVSFNMELKDEKRDKHLVEYLMKHGHESPFEHIVFTFHVKAPIFVTRQWFRHRIASYNELSGRYSKLSYEFYIPSSKRFEGYDIKVSPEEIVRKISGIVDKAYKMYTELLEEGVPREVARIVLPLNLYTRFYWTVNARSLMNFLNLRADSHAQWEIQQYALAIAKIFEKKCPWTFEAFLKHAYKGDLLREVRT, encoded by the coding sequence ATGAAGCTCCCTGTTTTGGATAAAGGATTCGTCGAATTGATAGACATGATGGGAAATGATCTTTCCGCTGTGCGTGCCGCTCGTGTATCATTCAACATGGAATTGAAGGATGAAAAAAGAGACAAGCATCTCGTTGAATACCTTATGAAGCACGGGCATGAATCCCCTTTTGAACACATTGTCTTCACCTTCCATGTAAAAGCTCCTATCTTCGTTACCAGACAGTGGTTCAGACATCGGATAGCTTCCTACAACGAGTTGAGCGGAAGGTATTCGAAACTTTCATACGAGTTTTATATACCTTCGTCAAAACGTTTTGAAGGATACGATATAAAAGTTTCCCCAGAAGAAATAGTGAGAAAAATATCAGGAATTGTAGACAAAGCTTACAAGATGTACACGGAACTATTAGAAGAGGGCGTTCCAAGAGAAGTCGCAAGAATTGTGTTGCCTTTAAACCTTTACACCCGATTTTATTGGACCGTGAACGCTAGAAGTTTGATGAACTTCTTAAATTTGAGGGCAGATTCCCATGCTCAATGGGAAATCCAGCAGTACGCCTTGGCCATTGCCAAAATTTTCGAAAAGAAGTGTCCCTGGACTTTCGAAGCTTTCCTTAAGCATGCTTATAAAGGAGATTTGTTAAGGGAGGTACGAACATGA
- a CDS encoding outer membrane protein assembly factor, with amino-acid sequence MKRKLFTLIVFTIFSVSVMAIYISEVKFEGLNVLKPEFITEKVGKLFGEVTSNEIQNYLKKIFNLGYFSSLTPSFEPSDLGYKLVVSLKENPLVEDWKLEIEGPGLIDKKELEKLVKIEKGMPLNTNSLKESFEAIRNKYNEAGYFLVEINGNFEDGIYKILVKEYALWDIVFNGETDGLDIVSILSKAKIKTLRDYYSSSPLVRFFTMSKKDFYPTYSEISNFISILNTYPFFSEKTSVDFKKTTVKDIEEKNVVIMVVNVVQRKIFEGEKVFKEFVFLGNTIFTDRELLHASGLSSEEKYTNSQILLAMNRIVDFYNKNNYPYVWVEARVEDSKLIFNVYEKYVRSVKIEGLKRTKPYVVENLVAVKEGEPLNREKISLTYSYLQNSEYFDAVNIYPQFSTTATQVDVVIDLKESEKTRNFIGGIGWTMPKKGEWWEGFSGSAKVSMVNTFGYGESFSLDVNLGFTERSIEGNFKIPVKYEIPMNIEFGIGYTNYATGSGTDTINMKSVVSTLPYKGHSFGIGFLYEKFLTEESKGTLAALFKYKYNTKNSAILPTKGYFLSLDLTRAGLLNLNEQKYWKAILSAQAYYPVFESLFWSFRGIGGVVYNEIGTELLEVSGQYAVRGYNYFETKKMFKLSADLNWILQRENVPVVTGLFFDYGGVEEGSMRYLSSAGIKLDLVVPLFGSIEIGGAYKFNEKDWQFYFLMGSW; translated from the coding sequence ATGAAAAGGAAGCTCTTCACGCTGATCGTTTTTACAATTTTCAGTGTTTCTGTTATGGCCATTTACATTTCCGAGGTTAAATTCGAGGGATTGAACGTACTCAAGCCAGAGTTCATAACGGAAAAAGTGGGAAAATTGTTCGGGGAAGTCACATCAAATGAGATTCAAAATTATCTCAAAAAGATCTTCAATTTGGGCTATTTTTCCAGCTTGACCCCTTCTTTCGAACCATCAGATCTTGGATACAAGTTGGTTGTAAGTTTGAAAGAAAACCCCCTGGTTGAAGATTGGAAACTCGAAATAGAAGGTCCTGGTTTGATCGATAAAAAGGAGCTTGAAAAACTTGTTAAAATTGAAAAAGGCATGCCCTTGAACACAAATTCACTGAAGGAAAGCTTCGAAGCGATTAGGAACAAATACAATGAAGCTGGGTATTTTCTCGTTGAGATAAACGGAAACTTTGAAGATGGAATCTACAAAATTCTCGTAAAAGAGTACGCACTTTGGGATATTGTTTTCAACGGTGAAACAGATGGTCTGGACATAGTATCCATCTTGTCGAAGGCAAAGATAAAGACTTTGAGAGATTATTATTCTTCTTCTCCATTAGTTAGATTTTTCACCATGAGCAAAAAAGATTTTTACCCCACGTATTCAGAAATAAGCAATTTTATTTCCATTTTGAACACTTATCCCTTCTTCTCTGAAAAAACGTCCGTGGATTTCAAAAAAACCACGGTAAAAGATATAGAAGAAAAAAATGTGGTAATCATGGTCGTTAATGTGGTTCAAAGGAAAATTTTTGAAGGAGAAAAAGTCTTCAAAGAATTCGTTTTTCTTGGAAACACCATCTTTACAGATCGAGAATTGTTACACGCATCCGGTTTGTCCTCCGAAGAAAAGTACACGAACTCTCAAATTCTACTTGCCATGAATAGGATTGTCGATTTTTATAACAAGAACAACTATCCATACGTTTGGGTTGAAGCGAGAGTGGAAGACAGCAAACTCATCTTCAACGTTTATGAAAAATACGTTCGTTCGGTGAAGATAGAAGGTTTAAAAAGAACAAAACCTTACGTGGTAGAGAATCTGGTTGCCGTGAAAGAAGGAGAACCATTGAACAGAGAAAAAATCTCCCTCACCTATTCTTATTTGCAGAATAGCGAATATTTTGACGCAGTGAATATCTACCCACAGTTTTCTACCACAGCTACACAAGTTGATGTCGTGATCGATCTGAAAGAGTCGGAGAAAACACGAAATTTTATTGGTGGTATTGGATGGACCATGCCCAAAAAAGGTGAATGGTGGGAAGGTTTTTCAGGCAGCGCAAAAGTCTCCATGGTGAATACCTTTGGATACGGGGAATCTTTCTCCCTTGATGTAAATCTCGGGTTCACTGAAAGAAGCATTGAAGGAAATTTCAAAATCCCCGTTAAGTACGAAATTCCCATGAATATCGAATTTGGGATAGGATATACGAACTACGCTACTGGAAGTGGAACAGATACGATCAACATGAAGAGTGTGGTATCAACGCTTCCATACAAGGGTCATTCCTTTGGAATAGGATTCCTTTACGAAAAATTCCTCACTGAAGAAAGCAAAGGAACTCTTGCAGCACTTTTTAAATACAAGTACAACACGAAGAATTCTGCCATACTTCCAACAAAAGGTTACTTTTTGTCTCTCGATCTAACTCGTGCGGGACTTCTTAATCTAAATGAGCAGAAATATTGGAAAGCAATTCTTTCAGCACAAGCGTACTATCCTGTCTTCGAAAGTCTTTTCTGGAGTTTCAGAGGAATAGGCGGTGTCGTTTATAATGAAATTGGAACTGAACTTCTTGAAGTATCAGGACAGTACGCGGTACGTGGTTATAACTACTTTGAGACGAAAAAGATGTTCAAACTTTCAGCAGATTTGAATTGGATTCTACAGAGAGAAAACGTTCCAGTAGTTACAGGATTGTTCTTCGATTACGGTGGTGTGGAAGAAGGAAGTATGAGGTACCTCTCCTCTGCAGGAATAAAACTTGATCTCGTCGTACCGCTCTTTGGAAGTATTGAAATTGGAGGAGCTTACAAATTTAACGAAAAAGACTGGCAGTTTTACTTTCTCATGGGAAGTTGGTGA
- the rplK gene encoding 50S ribosomal protein L11, giving the protein MAKKVAAQIKLQLPAGKATPAPPVGPALGQHGVNIMEFCKRFNAETADKVGMILPVVITVYEDKSFTFIIKTPPASFLLKKAAGIEKGSSEAKRKIVGKVTRKQIEEIARIKMPDLNANDLEAAVRIIEGTAKSMGIEVVD; this is encoded by the coding sequence ATGGCTAAGAAGGTAGCAGCCCAGATCAAATTGCAACTGCCTGCAGGGAAAGCTACGCCGGCACCTCCTGTTGGTCCCGCATTGGGGCAGCATGGTGTTAACATCATGGAGTTTTGTAAGAGGTTCAACGCAGAAACGGCAGATAAGGTTGGTATGATACTTCCTGTTGTCATCACTGTGTACGAGGATAAATCGTTCACCTTTATTATCAAGACACCACCCGCTTCTTTCCTTTTAAAAAAGGCTGCCGGCATAGAGAAAGGATCTTCTGAAGCAAAAAGAAAGATAGTGGGAAAGGTTACAAGAAAACAAATCGAAGAAATAGCTAGAATTAAGATGCCAGATTTGAACGCTAACGATCTCGAAGCTGCTGTGAGGATAATAGAAGGAACAGCTAAAAGTATGGGAATTGAAGTGGTGGATTGA
- the hydF gene encoding [FeFe] hydrogenase H-cluster maturation GTPase HydF produces the protein MRLPDAGFRRYIVVAGRRNVGKSSFMNALVGQNVSIVSDHAGTTTDPVYKSMELYPLGPVTLVDTPGLDDVGELGRLRVEKARRVFYRADCGILVTDSEPTPYEDDVAELFKEMEIPFVVVINKIDVLKETAERLKKNYEDRYRVKVLLVSALERKGFEDIGKVLSEIVPNDEELPYLGDLIDGGDLVILVVPIDLGAPKGRLIMPQVHAIREVLDREAIALVVKERELRYTLENIGMKPKLVITDSQAVMKVVSDIPEDVELTTFSIVESRYRGDLSYFVESVKKIEELEDGDTVVIMEGCTHRPLTEDIGRVKIPRWLVNHTGAQLNFKVIAGKDFPDAEELEGAELIIHCGGCVLNRTSMMRRVRMAKRLGIPMTNYGVTISYLHGVLDRAIRPFKREVEV, from the coding sequence ATGAGACTTCCGGATGCAGGGTTCAGAAGGTATATAGTAGTTGCTGGAAGAAGAAACGTTGGAAAATCATCTTTTATGAACGCACTTGTAGGGCAGAATGTATCCATAGTGAGCGATCACGCAGGAACAACAACAGATCCTGTCTACAAATCGATGGAGTTGTATCCTCTCGGACCCGTTACACTGGTCGACACACCGGGTTTGGACGATGTAGGAGAACTGGGACGACTCAGAGTAGAGAAAGCTCGAAGGGTATTTTATCGAGCAGATTGCGGAATACTAGTGACGGACAGCGAACCAACGCCTTACGAAGATGATGTCGCTGAACTCTTCAAAGAGATGGAAATACCCTTTGTGGTTGTGATAAACAAGATAGACGTACTGAAAGAAACAGCCGAAAGACTGAAAAAAAATTATGAAGATCGGTACAGAGTGAAAGTGCTTCTCGTTTCTGCTTTGGAAAGAAAGGGATTCGAGGACATTGGAAAAGTACTCTCGGAAATCGTACCAAACGACGAAGAGTTGCCCTATCTTGGCGATTTGATAGACGGTGGCGATTTGGTTATCTTGGTTGTTCCGATAGATCTTGGAGCACCAAAAGGGAGACTCATCATGCCCCAGGTACACGCGATAAGGGAAGTTCTGGACAGAGAAGCAATCGCTCTGGTGGTGAAGGAAAGAGAACTCAGATATACGCTAGAAAATATAGGAATGAAGCCGAAACTTGTGATAACAGATTCCCAAGCAGTGATGAAAGTTGTATCTGACATACCAGAGGATGTTGAGCTCACCACATTTTCTATTGTAGAATCGCGCTACCGTGGTGATCTTTCTTACTTCGTCGAAAGCGTTAAAAAGATAGAGGAACTTGAAGACGGAGACACAGTGGTCATCATGGAAGGTTGCACGCACAGACCTTTAACCGAAGACATTGGGAGAGTCAAAATACCGAGATGGCTCGTGAATCACACAGGTGCTCAACTGAACTTCAAAGTAATAGCAGGAAAAGATTTCCCAGATGCTGAAGAACTTGAAGGCGCGGAATTGATTATCCACTGTGGAGGATGCGTTTTGAATCGCACGTCGATGATGAGAAGGGTGAGGATGGCAAAAAGACTGGGTATTCCTATGACTAATTACGGTGTAACTATCTCTTACCTACACGGGGTTTTAGACAGAGCTATTCGTCCATTCAAACGGGAAGTGGAAGTATGA
- the purK gene encoding 5-(carboxyamino)imidazole ribonucleotide synthase produces MKKIGIIGGGQLGKMMSLEAKKMGFYVTILDPTPKSPAGQVADEQITANFFDSEKIEKLVRNVDVTTYDLEHIDIKTLKRLYNEGYEIHPSPYILEIIQDKFAQKEFLRSKGIPVPRYKLVTNLEKDVEEFSFPVVQKARKGGYDGRGVFVIKNKADIEEALVGETYLEEFVPIEKEIAVMVARNKKGEVKCYPVVEMFFDEEANICDTVIAPARIEKKFEKRTKEIATSIVEAFEGIGVFGIEMFLTKNGEILVNEIAPRPHNSGHYTIEACVTSQFEQHIRAIMNLPLGSTKLLTPAVMVNLLGEKDYHGTPKLIGLENALEIEGLSLHFYGKKETRPFRKMGHFTVVDDNVETALEKALRAKKILKVVSEEVSSCRK; encoded by the coding sequence GTGAAAAAGATCGGCATCATAGGTGGTGGACAGTTGGGGAAAATGATGAGTCTTGAAGCGAAGAAGATGGGGTTTTATGTAACAATACTCGATCCTACTCCAAAAAGTCCGGCTGGACAAGTTGCAGATGAACAGATTACTGCAAACTTTTTCGATTCGGAAAAGATAGAAAAACTGGTGAGAAATGTCGACGTCACCACCTATGATCTCGAACACATAGATATCAAAACCTTGAAAAGATTGTACAATGAAGGTTATGAGATCCATCCTTCACCATACATCTTGGAGATAATACAAGACAAATTCGCCCAAAAGGAATTCTTGAGATCCAAAGGTATACCGGTTCCCAGATACAAGTTGGTAACAAACTTGGAAAAAGACGTCGAAGAGTTTAGTTTCCCTGTCGTTCAGAAAGCAAGAAAAGGAGGCTACGATGGACGAGGGGTATTCGTGATAAAGAACAAAGCAGATATTGAAGAAGCTCTAGTGGGCGAAACCTACCTTGAGGAGTTTGTCCCTATAGAGAAAGAAATCGCTGTAATGGTGGCAAGAAACAAAAAAGGTGAAGTTAAATGTTATCCAGTAGTTGAAATGTTCTTTGATGAAGAAGCCAATATTTGTGATACAGTAATTGCACCTGCAAGAATTGAAAAAAAATTTGAAAAAAGAACAAAGGAAATAGCAACTTCCATTGTAGAGGCTTTCGAAGGTATTGGCGTTTTTGGAATCGAAATGTTCCTCACTAAAAACGGAGAAATTCTGGTGAACGAAATCGCTCCTCGGCCCCACAACTCAGGACATTACACAATAGAAGCGTGTGTCACAAGCCAATTTGAACAGCACATAAGAGCAATAATGAATCTTCCGCTCGGTTCAACAAAACTCCTCACTCCTGCTGTGATGGTCAACCTTCTTGGGGAAAAAGATTACCACGGAACACCTAAGTTGATTGGGCTCGAGAATGCTCTTGAGATAGAAGGACTTTCTCTCCACTTCTATGGAAAAAAAGAGACTAGACCCTTTAGAAAAATGGGACATTTTACGGTAGTCGATGATAATGTAGAAACAGCTTTAGAAAAGGCTTTAAGGGCAAAAAAAATTTTAAAAGTGGTTTCAGAGGAGGTTTCATCATGCCGAAAGTAG